From a single Erpetoichthys calabaricus chromosome 1, fErpCal1.3, whole genome shotgun sequence genomic region:
- the LOC114667979 gene encoding histone H2A-like, protein MSGRGKTGGKTRAKAKTRSSRAGLQFPVGRVHRLLRKGNYAERVGAGAPVYLAAVLEYLTAEILELAGNAARDNKKTRIIPRHLQLAVRNDEELNKLLGGVTIAQGGVLPNIQAVLLPKKTEKPVKSK, encoded by the coding sequence ATGTCTGGTAGAGGAAAGACTGGTGGCAAGACCCGCGCCAAGGCTAAGACTCGCTCTTCACGGGCCGGTTTGCAGTTCCCCGTTGGTCGTGTTCACAGGCTTCTAAGGAAAGGCAACTATGCCGAACGTGTGGGTGCTGGAGCTCCCGTCTATTTGGCTGCTGTGCTTGAGTATCTGACCGCTGAAATTCTCGAGTTGGCCGGTAACGCTGCTCGCGACAACAAGAAGACCAGAATCATTCCTCGTCATCTGCAGTTGGCAGTACGTAATGACGAGGAGCTCAATAAGTTATTGGGTGGTGTGACCATCGCTCAAGGTGGCGTGTTGCCGAACATTCAGGCCGTACTTCTGCCCAAAAAGACCGAGAAACCTGTTAAGAGCAAATAA